The proteins below come from a single Thermopolyspora flexuosa genomic window:
- a CDS encoding GmrSD restriction endonuclease domain-containing protein — MSTLSVLLNQIDNGTVLLPEFQRGYVWNRDQVRGLMRSLYRDYPVGGLLLWETVPTDTSVRGGSADGGVRLLLLDGQQRITSLYGVIRGRPPAFFEGDKSAFTGLRFNVEDESFEFYTPTKMRDDVRWVDVTRLFTEGLPPFIKEFSEHFPDKLPVYLDRLNRLRNILNREFHEEKIAGPDKDVDVVVDIFNRVNSGGTALSKGDLALAKICAQWPPARQTMRDHLARWKEAGFNFSLDWLLRNITAVATGRAVFTALDSVSAEAFETALNQAVGYIDYTLDTVSARLGLDHDQVLMGRYAFPVISRLLHLTPGGRFTDAAQRDRVLFWYVHSALWGRFAGSTETQLAKDYETAERAGIDGLIAALQRWRGGNLEINPHDFEGSTRGSRFYPLLYMLTRVTGARDLGTGLRLGVTRSGGQAPLEMRHIFPKQLLYRAGFDRGQVNAVANFCFLTQDGDRDNFALFEDIGQKVGRRPLQEYLAEAERMHPGVLASQWIPDDPDLWRPERYLDFLAARRELLAKAAQEFLTGLRDGVAAAEAPSLERVVVIADEQDDVRAAQIKAMVEELTRLGYAEPQLDSEIADPVTGRALAVAEAFWPHGLQPGQGKPVVLELDPEAADLPRLEELGYEVFTSVDALLGYAERRNRSAAGETPAETRAAAEEPEEPVTAAGSSEAEFEKAMWEIYTRAKDEVNYHATYFRSMLSEYGAVATARKLLSAPAVSDGFAALWERGRLDLTVEALVIQERFADLFSPKEIDVARYRLEQFGYV, encoded by the coding sequence GTGTCGACTCTTTCGGTTCTCCTCAACCAAATCGATAACGGAACGGTCCTGCTTCCCGAGTTCCAGCGCGGATACGTGTGGAACCGGGACCAGGTTCGCGGGCTGATGCGCTCGCTGTACCGGGACTATCCGGTGGGCGGGCTGCTGCTGTGGGAGACGGTGCCCACCGATACCTCGGTCCGCGGCGGTTCCGCGGACGGCGGCGTCCGCCTGTTGCTGCTCGACGGCCAGCAGCGCATCACCTCGCTGTACGGGGTGATCCGCGGGCGCCCGCCCGCGTTCTTCGAGGGGGACAAATCGGCGTTCACCGGTCTGCGGTTCAACGTCGAGGACGAGTCCTTCGAGTTCTACACCCCCACCAAGATGCGGGACGACGTCCGCTGGGTCGACGTGACCCGGCTGTTCACCGAGGGACTGCCGCCCTTCATCAAGGAATTCAGCGAACACTTTCCGGACAAGCTCCCGGTCTATCTGGACCGTCTCAACCGGCTGCGCAACATCCTCAACCGGGAATTCCACGAGGAGAAGATCGCAGGCCCGGACAAGGACGTCGACGTCGTCGTCGACATCTTCAACCGGGTGAACTCCGGCGGCACCGCGCTGTCGAAGGGTGACCTCGCGCTGGCGAAGATCTGCGCCCAGTGGCCGCCCGCCCGCCAGACGATGCGCGACCACCTGGCCCGGTGGAAGGAGGCCGGGTTCAACTTCTCGCTCGACTGGCTGCTGCGCAACATCACGGCGGTGGCCACCGGCCGCGCCGTGTTCACCGCCCTCGATTCCGTCTCGGCCGAGGCCTTCGAGACCGCGCTGAACCAGGCGGTCGGCTACATCGATTACACGCTCGACACGGTGTCCGCGCGCCTGGGCCTCGACCACGACCAGGTCCTCATGGGCCGCTACGCGTTCCCGGTCATCTCCCGCCTGCTCCACCTCACCCCCGGCGGGCGGTTCACCGACGCCGCGCAGCGGGACCGCGTGCTCTTCTGGTACGTGCACTCGGCGCTGTGGGGCCGCTTCGCCGGTTCGACCGAGACCCAGCTCGCCAAGGACTACGAGACCGCGGAGCGGGCGGGCATCGACGGGCTCATCGCCGCCCTGCAGCGGTGGCGCGGCGGCAACCTGGAGATCAATCCGCACGACTTCGAGGGCTCCACCCGGGGCTCGCGGTTCTACCCGCTGCTCTACATGCTCACCCGGGTCACCGGCGCCCGCGATCTCGGGACCGGCCTGCGGCTCGGTGTCACCCGGTCGGGCGGCCAGGCCCCGCTCGAGATGCGCCACATCTTCCCCAAGCAGCTGCTGTACCGGGCCGGCTTCGACCGGGGCCAGGTCAACGCGGTGGCGAACTTCTGCTTCCTCACCCAGGACGGCGACCGGGACAACTTCGCCCTGTTCGAGGACATCGGCCAGAAGGTCGGCCGGCGGCCGCTCCAGGAGTACCTCGCCGAGGCCGAGAGGATGCATCCCGGCGTCCTCGCCTCGCAGTGGATCCCCGACGACCCCGACCTGTGGCGGCCCGAGCGGTACCTCGACTTCCTCGCCGCCCGGCGCGAGCTGCTTGCCAAGGCCGCCCAGGAGTTCCTCACCGGGCTGCGCGACGGCGTCGCCGCGGCCGAGGCGCCCTCGCTCGAGCGCGTCGTGGTCATCGCGGACGAGCAGGACGACGTGCGCGCCGCCCAGATCAAGGCGATGGTGGAGGAGCTGACCCGCCTCGGCTACGCCGAGCCCCAGCTCGACAGCGAGATCGCCGACCCGGTCACCGGCCGGGCGCTCGCGGTCGCCGAGGCGTTCTGGCCCCACGGGCTCCAGCCCGGCCAGGGCAAGCCGGTGGTACTCGAGCTCGACCCGGAGGCGGCCGACCTGCCCAGGCTCGAGGAGCTCGGGTACGAGGTCTTCACCTCGGTCGACGCCCTGCTCGGCTACGCGGAGCGACGCAACAGGAGCGCCGCCGGGGAGACGCCGGCCGAGACGAGGGCGGCCGCCGAGGAGCCGGAGGAGCCCGTCACCGCGGCGGGGTCGTCCGAGGCCGAGTTCGAGAAGGCGATGTGGGAGATCTACACGCGGGCCAAGGACGAGGTGAACTACCACGCCACCTACTTCCGCAGCATGCTTTCCGAGTACGGCGCCGTCGCCACCGCGCGCAAGCTGCTCTCCGCCCCGGCGGTCTCCGACGGCTTCGCCGCCCTGTGGGAACGCGGCCGCCTCGACCTCACCGTCGAGGCCCTGGTCATCCAGGAACGGTTCGCCGACCTGTTCAGCCCGAAGGAGATCGACGTGGCCCGGTACCGGTTGGAGCAGTTCGGGTACGTGTGA
- a CDS encoding NIPSNAP family containing protein has translation MRDGLLDEWAAKWRELIVPLRLKFGFEIQGAWLDRERNRFIWVISYDGPEGFAERNRQYWSSPERESMNLDPDDYLVETEVREVETVI, from the coding sequence GTGCGTGACGGGCTGCTGGATGAGTGGGCCGCGAAGTGGCGGGAACTCATCGTTCCCCTGCGGCTGAAGTTCGGCTTCGAGATCCAGGGCGCCTGGCTCGACCGCGAGCGCAACCGGTTCATCTGGGTGATCTCCTATGACGGGCCGGAGGGCTTCGCCGAGCGCAACAGGCAGTACTGGTCCTCTCCCGAGCGGGAGAGCATGAACCTCGACCCGGACGACTACCTTGTGGAGACCGAGGTCCGAGAGGTCGAAACCGTCATCTGA
- a CDS encoding WD40 repeat domain-containing protein: MRLRRHLALLLQVLLVLVASLLGIVTNYATEAEDAPAWLNVLQQVAAPGIGVLIVLLVVGHVAAYRLESPPPPRRSWDAARPPYPGLDAYTEDEAAVFFGREAQIADLLRRLSTSTSRPADRFVSLVGSSGSGKSSLVQAGVVPRLRARRWVILPAMTPGTNPLGALARVLSQAGAGPDEAAISRRLRKSPDMLPALLNEIRAKTGQRFRRMLLVVDQFEELVTLAGERDRAMFLDILAQAVAHDARLSVIGTIRIEFLKDLLETAHAELFQNPLAIGAVGRAEMLQIIQRPGELVNMTFAPGLPEIIVDEVGSSDALPLLAYLLQEAYFAVGPGGEVTQERYRALGGVAGALSRQADQVLAELREEEEPGAIFAVLLKFVTIEGQEAARRRVPLAELTERERRVVDAFVDARLLVTGSENGRPYAQVAHEALFRLWPPLRQEVETRIEQLRRRAELERWAADWQQSGRSEDYLLTGERLALAQRWLAALEEAGQASEPVRELVDASLRRDLAFVRRVSDGIGRYVLANAERYPELSILLSLAALGECAETPAAQRALMSALAFSHLRLVLAGHTDAVRDLAWSPDGNRIGTASRDGTARIFDAETGHCERVLAGHEGMVEMLAWSPDSTHVATASRDQTVRLWDVASGRQVGVLTGARDIVCAVAWSHDGRYVAAGSRDRVVRIWDVASGEITHELRGHRGNIYGIAWSADGRLATASHDRTVIVWDVTTGAPSLTLEGHTDFVEGVAWSPDGTRIATSSGDLTIRVWDSATGRQRLLIRGHTDPVWNVAWSPDGRRIASASADRTARVFDADDATPLAVLRGHDETVWGVTWSPDGSRIATGSADGTGRIWDVQPRGAEKVLFGGLSRPMNQAAWSPDGLLVATVDDDGVLRFWDADTGAPAFPLGRALDTRHADRIYAVAWSPDGSQVVTGSRDGTARIWGTSGVVVLDHEGSVVEAVAWSPDGSRVATGGHDRTIRIWDVSTAGLAGVLTGHQDWVGGVAWSPSGRMIGSVSDDRTCRIWEVSTGEQLTVLRGHENWVDAVSWSPDERYVVTGAADWTARIWDVATGRPVGVLRGHEGRVRAVAWSPDGSRIATGGEDRTVRIWDAATREEIVVSGVHQNRVMSVGWSSDGRLLLSSSFDGTARIWPVTPDFGRLQAIARTRVFRSLTEDERRRHLLPVKS, encoded by the coding sequence ATGAGACTTCGTCGGCATCTGGCGCTTCTGTTACAGGTTCTGCTGGTCCTGGTGGCGAGCCTGCTGGGCATCGTCACCAACTACGCCACCGAAGCCGAGGACGCACCGGCCTGGCTCAACGTGCTGCAGCAGGTCGCGGCACCCGGCATCGGCGTGCTCATTGTCCTGCTGGTCGTCGGGCACGTGGCGGCCTACCGGCTGGAAAGCCCGCCCCCGCCTCGGCGCTCATGGGACGCGGCACGGCCCCCGTATCCCGGGCTCGACGCCTACACCGAGGACGAGGCCGCGGTGTTCTTCGGCCGCGAGGCACAGATAGCCGATCTGCTGCGTCGGCTGAGCACGTCCACCTCCCGGCCCGCGGACCGGTTCGTCTCCCTGGTCGGCTCCTCCGGGAGCGGCAAGTCCTCGCTCGTACAGGCCGGCGTGGTGCCGCGGCTGCGTGCCCGCCGCTGGGTGATCCTGCCGGCGATGACGCCGGGCACAAACCCGTTAGGCGCCCTGGCCCGGGTTTTGTCGCAGGCGGGCGCCGGCCCGGACGAGGCGGCGATCTCCCGGCGGCTACGCAAATCACCCGACATGCTGCCGGCGCTGCTCAACGAGATCCGTGCCAAGACGGGGCAACGGTTCCGGCGCATGCTGCTCGTCGTCGACCAGTTCGAGGAGCTCGTCACCTTGGCCGGTGAACGCGACCGGGCCATGTTCCTGGACATCCTTGCGCAAGCCGTCGCCCACGATGCCCGGCTGTCGGTGATCGGCACGATCCGCATCGAGTTCCTCAAGGACCTGCTGGAGACGGCACACGCAGAGCTGTTCCAGAACCCGCTGGCGATCGGCGCGGTGGGCCGTGCCGAGATGCTTCAGATCATCCAGAGGCCAGGCGAACTCGTGAACATGACGTTCGCCCCAGGGCTGCCCGAGATCATCGTGGACGAGGTCGGCAGTAGCGACGCCCTGCCGCTGCTGGCCTACCTGCTGCAGGAGGCGTACTTCGCCGTTGGTCCCGGGGGTGAGGTCACCCAGGAGCGATACCGGGCGCTTGGGGGAGTGGCGGGTGCATTGTCCCGTCAGGCCGATCAGGTCCTGGCCGAACTGCGCGAGGAAGAGGAGCCGGGTGCGATCTTCGCGGTGCTGCTCAAGTTCGTCACCATCGAAGGACAGGAGGCCGCCCGGCGCCGGGTCCCGCTAGCCGAGCTGACCGAGCGGGAACGCCGCGTGGTGGACGCGTTCGTCGACGCCAGACTGCTGGTCACCGGCAGCGAGAACGGCAGGCCGTACGCCCAGGTCGCGCACGAGGCGCTGTTCCGGCTGTGGCCCCCACTGCGTCAGGAGGTCGAGACCCGGATCGAGCAGTTGCGGCGCCGTGCGGAGCTGGAGCGGTGGGCGGCCGACTGGCAACAGTCCGGACGCAGCGAGGACTACCTGCTCACCGGGGAGCGCCTGGCTCTCGCACAGCGGTGGCTGGCCGCCCTGGAAGAGGCCGGACAGGCGTCCGAGCCGGTGCGGGAACTCGTCGATGCCTCGCTGCGCCGTGATCTGGCATTCGTGCGCCGGGTCTCGGACGGCATCGGCCGTTACGTGCTGGCGAACGCCGAGCGGTACCCGGAACTCTCGATCCTGCTGTCGCTGGCGGCACTCGGCGAATGCGCCGAAACCCCGGCGGCGCAACGTGCGCTGATGAGCGCCCTGGCATTCAGCCACCTGCGTCTGGTTCTGGCCGGGCACACCGACGCCGTCCGCGACCTCGCCTGGTCGCCGGACGGCAACCGCATCGGGACCGCGTCCCGGGACGGTACGGCGCGCATCTTCGACGCCGAGACCGGACATTGCGAGCGGGTGCTGGCCGGGCACGAGGGCATGGTCGAGATGCTCGCCTGGTCGCCCGACTCCACCCATGTCGCCACCGCGTCCCGCGACCAGACGGTCCGGCTGTGGGACGTCGCCAGCGGTCGGCAGGTCGGCGTCCTGACCGGTGCCCGGGACATCGTGTGCGCGGTCGCCTGGTCACACGACGGCCGGTACGTGGCGGCGGGTTCGCGCGACAGGGTCGTCCGCATCTGGGACGTCGCGAGCGGTGAGATCACTCACGAGCTGCGCGGACACCGTGGCAATATCTACGGGATCGCCTGGTCGGCCGATGGGAGGCTCGCCACCGCCTCCCACGACCGCACGGTGATCGTGTGGGACGTCACCACGGGCGCACCGTCGCTGACGCTGGAGGGCCACACCGACTTCGTGGAGGGCGTCGCCTGGTCACCGGACGGGACCCGCATCGCCACATCCTCCGGGGACCTCACCATCCGTGTCTGGGACTCGGCGACCGGACGGCAGCGCCTGCTCATCCGCGGCCACACCGATCCGGTGTGGAACGTCGCCTGGTCACCCGACGGGCGGCGCATCGCCTCGGCGTCCGCGGATCGCACGGCCCGCGTCTTCGACGCCGACGACGCCACACCGCTCGCGGTCCTGCGGGGCCACGACGAGACAGTATGGGGCGTCACCTGGTCGCCGGACGGTTCCCGGATCGCCACCGGGTCGGCGGACGGCACGGGGCGTATCTGGGACGTCCAGCCCAGGGGTGCCGAGAAGGTGCTGTTCGGCGGTCTCAGCCGGCCGATGAACCAGGCCGCCTGGTCACCGGACGGCCTCCTCGTGGCCACGGTCGACGATGACGGGGTACTGCGGTTTTGGGATGCCGACACGGGAGCCCCGGCATTTCCGCTCGGCCGTGCCCTCGACACCCGTCACGCCGACCGCATCTATGCGGTCGCCTGGTCGCCGGACGGGTCGCAGGTCGTGACCGGTTCCCGGGACGGGACCGCGAGAATCTGGGGAACCTCCGGTGTGGTGGTTCTCGACCATGAAGGGTCGGTCGTCGAGGCCGTCGCCTGGTCGCCGGACGGGTCGCGGGTCGCCACGGGTGGTCACGACCGTACGATCCGTATCTGGGATGTGAGCACCGCCGGCCTGGCCGGGGTGCTGACCGGCCATCAGGACTGGGTGGGCGGCGTCGCGTGGTCGCCGAGCGGCCGCATGATCGGATCCGTGTCGGACGACCGGACCTGTCGGATCTGGGAGGTGAGCACGGGCGAGCAGCTCACGGTGTTGCGCGGGCACGAGAACTGGGTCGACGCCGTCTCATGGTCGCCCGACGAGCGGTATGTCGTCACCGGCGCGGCCGACTGGACGGCCCGTATCTGGGATGTCGCCACCGGGCGGCCTGTCGGGGTGCTGCGCGGTCACGAGGGCCGGGTGCGGGCCGTCGCATGGTCACCAGACGGCTCCCGGATCGCCACCGGCGGGGAGGACCGGACCGTACGGATCTGGGACGCGGCCACCCGTGAAGAGATCGTGGTAAGCGGCGTGCATCAGAACAGGGTGATGTCGGTCGGCTGGTCATCCGACGGACGGCTCCTGCTCAGCTCCTCCTTCGACGGCACCGCTCGCATCTGGCCGGTGACACCGGACTTCGGCCGGTTGCAGGCGATCGCTCGCACTCGCGTCTTCCGGTCACTCACCGAAGACGAGCGTCGCCGCCATCTGCTTCCGGTGAAGTCCTGA
- a CDS encoding UvrD-helicase domain-containing protein, whose protein sequence is MARLGIHREFLREFARLERSVQDRVIDVFTKFEHHTHAGLHLEKLNNPRDPRFRTIRIDKFWRGVVLAPDSGDFYTLLRVLPHDDAYDWAQRHRVTVNPVTGRIELRDVVAIDEALPRLVETADKAPRRLFDDISDADLKRLGIDEQTLALARVLTDVAQLEAAQAFLPQNQWDALYGLAAGLTPEEVWAELGVAEATEPYDTEDIAAAVARTPERVVLVDGPEELMEIFRHPFALWRIYLHPTQHRIAHATYSGAARVTGGPGTGKTVVALHRAHQLAVRGAGPVLVTTFTSTLSASLEAGLKLLADSAEVLDRIQVRHVDQLSYQIFAERHGRPAILRDAEEKAIWRRIIRHLGLPFTETFLAEEWRHVILAQQIGSAAEYLEAKRAGRGRRLGTRQKAQLWQAVWEFQEELKRRRLWTHETICVEATRLLNERADKPYRHIVVDEAQDLHPVQWRLLRAAVAEGPDDLFIAGDTHQRIYNNRVSLRDVGVRVAGRSTRLTINYRTTAEILAWSLGMLQGEPIDDMDGGLDTVAGYRSEVHGPPPRLVGFAVQKDELDALCRKVREWLDAGVAPEEIGVAARSNMLADAAVAALKAAGIPAGSLARSSDADRVVRAGTMHRMKGLEFRCVAVVGVGEHQVPAPNAVTPAEEDELTHTQDLQRERCLLFVACTRAREELYVSWHGRPSPFISGVLG, encoded by the coding sequence GTGGCCAGGCTCGGAATCCACCGGGAGTTCCTGCGCGAGTTCGCCAGGCTGGAACGCTCCGTGCAGGACCGTGTGATCGACGTCTTCACCAAGTTCGAGCACCACACCCACGCCGGGCTCCACCTGGAGAAGCTCAACAACCCGCGTGATCCCCGGTTCCGCACGATCCGGATCGACAAGTTCTGGCGCGGCGTCGTGCTCGCCCCCGACAGCGGTGACTTCTACACGCTGCTGCGGGTCCTGCCGCACGACGACGCGTACGACTGGGCCCAGCGGCACCGCGTCACGGTGAACCCCGTCACCGGGCGCATCGAGCTCCGGGACGTGGTGGCGATCGACGAGGCCCTGCCACGGCTCGTCGAGACCGCTGATAAGGCGCCCCGGCGGCTGTTCGACGACATCAGCGACGCCGACCTGAAGCGGCTCGGCATCGACGAGCAGACCCTTGCCCTCGCCCGCGTCCTCACCGACGTCGCCCAGCTCGAGGCCGCGCAGGCGTTCCTGCCGCAGAACCAGTGGGATGCGCTGTACGGCCTCGCCGCCGGACTCACTCCGGAGGAGGTGTGGGCGGAGCTCGGGGTGGCCGAGGCGACCGAGCCGTACGACACCGAGGACATCGCCGCGGCCGTGGCCCGCACTCCCGAGCGGGTCGTGCTTGTGGACGGGCCGGAGGAGCTCATGGAGATCTTCCGGCACCCGTTCGCGCTGTGGCGTATATACCTGCATCCGACCCAGCACCGGATCGCGCACGCCACCTACTCCGGGGCGGCGCGGGTCACCGGCGGGCCCGGGACGGGCAAGACGGTCGTCGCCCTGCACCGTGCCCACCAGCTCGCCGTCCGCGGCGCCGGGCCGGTGCTGGTGACCACGTTCACCTCGACGCTGTCCGCCTCCCTCGAGGCCGGGCTCAAGCTGCTGGCCGACTCCGCCGAGGTGCTCGACCGCATCCAGGTGCGGCACGTCGACCAGCTCTCGTACCAGATCTTCGCCGAACGGCACGGCCGGCCCGCCATCCTGCGGGACGCCGAGGAGAAGGCGATCTGGCGGCGCATCATCCGGCACCTCGGCCTGCCGTTCACCGAGACCTTCCTCGCCGAGGAGTGGCGGCACGTCATCCTCGCCCAGCAGATCGGCAGCGCCGCCGAGTACCTGGAGGCGAAGCGCGCGGGCCGCGGCCGCCGCCTCGGCACCCGGCAGAAGGCCCAGCTCTGGCAGGCCGTGTGGGAGTTCCAGGAGGAACTCAAGCGGCGGCGGCTGTGGACCCACGAGACCATCTGCGTCGAGGCCACCCGGCTGCTGAACGAGCGCGCGGACAAGCCGTACCGGCACATCGTGGTCGACGAGGCCCAGGACCTCCACCCGGTGCAGTGGCGGCTGCTGCGCGCCGCGGTCGCGGAAGGGCCCGACGACCTGTTCATCGCCGGCGACACCCACCAGCGCATCTACAACAACCGCGTCTCGCTGCGCGACGTCGGCGTACGGGTCGCCGGGCGGTCCACCCGGCTCACCATCAACTACCGGACCACCGCCGAGATCCTCGCCTGGAGCCTCGGCATGCTGCAGGGCGAGCCGATCGACGACATGGACGGCGGCCTCGACACGGTCGCCGGGTACCGGTCCGAGGTGCACGGGCCGCCGCCGCGGCTAGTCGGCTTCGCCGTGCAGAAGGACGAGCTCGACGCGCTGTGCCGCAAGGTGCGCGAGTGGCTCGACGCGGGCGTCGCCCCCGAGGAGATCGGCGTCGCGGCCCGGTCGAACATGCTCGCCGACGCGGCCGTGGCCGCGCTCAAGGCCGCCGGGATCCCGGCCGGGTCGCTGGCGCGGTCCTCCGACGCCGACCGGGTGGTCCGGGCCGGGACCATGCACCGGATGAAGGGCCTGGAGTTCCGATGCGTGGCCGTCGTCGGGGTCGGCGAGCACCAGGTGCCCGCTCCGAACGCGGTCACCCCGGCCGAGGAGGACGAGCTCACCCACACCCAAGATCTGCAGCGGGAACGGTGCCTGCTGTTCGTGGCGTGCACCCGCGCCCGCGAGGAGCTGTACGTGTCCTGGCACGGACGGCCGAGCCCGTTCATTTCCGGCGTTCTCGGCTGA
- a CDS encoding MBL fold metallo-hydrolase, giving the protein MRVVFFQQFYLESLGHASYLVGDERTGKALVFDPRRDVDVYLAAARAAGVRIAYAADSHGHNDYLSGLIELRGRAGAELWGSAVAELGYPHRALRDGEVVEVGDVGVEVWHTPGHTPEHISLVLYDRAVSADVPVAVLSGGSLLVGDVARPDLLGGADQVREAARALRETVDRLLTLPDHVLVYPTHVAGSLCGGRIGRRLSTTVGYERLTNPAIGRPVALGELPAVPPYWRRMRPRNLAGVAPLGVIPEPPALEVAEFDRRRLAGAHVLDTRAPEAFGGGHIPGALNVGLGPAFATWAGTVLPEAARVLLVLDRAGDLWEAVWQLLRIGYPPPQGWLAGGMAAWRISGRPVAFLPQITVEELYGRFDRGEADLLDVRQPAEWSGGHVPGAVHVTGAELAERMDEVPGSRPLAVICSSGYRSSVAASLLAHRGRTGVHNVTGGMAAWTAAGLPVVTPGAR; this is encoded by the coding sequence GTGAGGGTGGTGTTCTTCCAGCAGTTCTACCTGGAGTCGCTGGGGCACGCGTCGTACCTGGTGGGGGACGAGCGGACCGGCAAGGCGCTGGTGTTCGATCCGCGGCGGGACGTCGACGTCTATCTTGCGGCGGCGCGGGCGGCTGGGGTGCGGATCGCGTACGCGGCCGACTCGCACGGGCACAACGACTATCTCTCGGGGCTGATCGAGCTGCGGGGGCGGGCCGGGGCCGAGCTGTGGGGGTCGGCCGTGGCCGAGCTCGGGTATCCGCACCGGGCGCTGCGGGACGGGGAGGTCGTCGAGGTCGGCGACGTGGGAGTGGAGGTGTGGCACACCCCTGGGCATACGCCCGAGCACATCAGCCTGGTGCTGTACGACCGGGCGGTGTCGGCCGACGTGCCGGTGGCGGTGCTGTCCGGTGGGTCGCTGCTCGTGGGGGATGTGGCGCGGCCGGATCTGCTGGGCGGGGCGGACCAGGTGCGGGAGGCGGCGCGGGCGCTGCGGGAGACGGTGGACAGGCTGCTCACGCTGCCGGATCACGTGCTGGTGTATCCGACGCACGTGGCCGGGTCGTTGTGCGGGGGCCGGATCGGAAGGCGGCTGTCCACGACGGTCGGGTACGAGAGGCTCACCAATCCGGCGATCGGCCGGCCGGTCGCGCTGGGCGAGCTGCCCGCGGTGCCGCCGTACTGGCGGCGGATGCGGCCGCGGAACCTCGCAGGGGTCGCGCCGCTCGGGGTGATCCCGGAGCCGCCCGCGCTGGAGGTGGCCGAATTCGACCGGCGGCGGCTGGCGGGGGCACATGTGCTCGACACGCGGGCGCCGGAGGCGTTCGGGGGTGGGCACATTCCCGGGGCTCTCAACGTGGGGCTCGGGCCGGCCTTCGCGACCTGGGCGGGGACGGTGCTGCCGGAGGCGGCCCGGGTGCTGCTCGTGCTCGACCGGGCCGGCGACCTGTGGGAGGCGGTCTGGCAGCTGTTGCGCATCGGGTACCCGCCGCCGCAGGGGTGGCTGGCGGGCGGCATGGCGGCCTGGCGCATCTCCGGGCGGCCGGTCGCGTTCCTGCCGCAGATCACCGTCGAGGAGCTGTACGGCCGATTCGACCGGGGCGAGGCCGATCTGCTCGACGTGCGCCAGCCCGCCGAGTGGTCGGGTGGTCATGTGCCCGGCGCGGTGCACGTCACCGGGGCCGAGCTGGCGGAGCGCATGGACGAGGTGCCCGGCTCCCGGCCGCTAGCCGTGATCTGCAGCAGCGGCTACCGGTCATCGGTCGCGGCGAGCCTGCTCGCCCACCGCGGCCGTACCGGGGTGCACAACGTCACCGGAGGCATGGCCGCGTGGACGGCCGCGGGGCTTCCCGTGGTGACGCCCGGGGCGAGGTGA